A window of uncultured Litoreibacter sp. contains these coding sequences:
- the cydB gene encoding cytochrome d ubiquinol oxidase subunit II, with the protein MIFGLELSFIWAGIIAFAVLTYVILDGFDLGVGMLFPFTKKEKERDMMMNSVAPVWDGNETWLVMGGGGLFAVFPLAYAVVLPALYMPITLMLLALVFRGVAFEYRWRTERWKWVWDMSFAGGSYMAGFMQGIALGALVQGIEVADRAYAGGWWDWLTPFSILTGVAVTVGYMMLGATWLNMKLEGRIQSHMRDLAWPAAIATVVFMGAVSFATPFLDPVYFDRWFAWPSIAFAALIPLLLAFCIWRLFFGLSRHHDTAPFLCAVGMFVLGFVGIGISFYPHIVPPGMTIAEAAAPDSSLAFALVGAVILIPIILAYTAYSYWVFRGKIDPNEGYH; encoded by the coding sequence ATGATCTTTGGACTGGAACTTTCTTTCATCTGGGCCGGCATCATCGCCTTCGCGGTGCTGACCTATGTGATCCTCGACGGGTTCGATCTTGGCGTCGGCATGCTCTTCCCCTTCACCAAGAAGGAGAAGGAGCGGGATATGATGATGAACTCGGTCGCCCCCGTCTGGGACGGCAATGAGACGTGGCTGGTCATGGGCGGCGGCGGGTTATTTGCGGTGTTCCCGCTGGCCTACGCGGTTGTGTTGCCCGCGCTTTATATGCCGATCACCTTGATGCTGCTGGCGCTGGTGTTCAGGGGCGTGGCCTTTGAATACCGCTGGCGTACTGAGCGCTGGAAATGGGTCTGGGACATGTCCTTTGCGGGCGGGTCTTACATGGCGGGTTTCATGCAGGGTATCGCGCTTGGCGCGTTGGTGCAGGGCATCGAGGTCGCGGACCGCGCCTACGCGGGCGGCTGGTGGGATTGGCTGACGCCGTTCTCGATCCTGACCGGGGTGGCCGTCACCGTGGGCTACATGATGCTGGGGGCCACATGGCTGAATATGAAGCTGGAGGGTCGCATTCAATCCCATATGCGCGATCTTGCATGGCCCGCCGCCATTGCCACCGTGGTGTTCATGGGGGCGGTCAGTTTCGCGACCCCGTTCCTTGATCCGGTCTATTTCGACCGCTGGTTTGCTTGGCCCAGCATCGCATTTGCCGCCCTCATCCCGCTGCTGCTGGCCTTCTGCATCTGGCGGCTGTTCTTCGGGCTGTCGCGGCATCACGACACCGCGCCGTTCCTGTGCGCCGTGGGCATGTTCGTGCTGGGCTTCGTCGGCATCGGCATCAGCTTCTACCCGCATATCGTGCCGCCCGGCATGACCATCGCGGAAGCCGCAGCCCCCGACAGCAGCCTTGCCTTCGCGCTGGTGGGCGCGGTGATCCTGATCCCGATCATTCTGGCCTACACCGCTTATTCCTACTGGGTGTTCCGCGGCAAGATCGACCCGAATGAGGGGTACCACTGA
- a CDS encoding DUF2474 domain-containing protein has protein sequence MSKVAWFVGLWFAGVAVLSVVAYLIKLAIL, from the coding sequence ATGTCAAAGGTGGCGTGGTTCGTGGGCCTTTGGTTCGCTGGCGTCGCGGTGCTGAGCGTTGTGGCGTACCTGATCAAGCTCGCTATCTTGTGA
- a CDS encoding AarF/ABC1/UbiB kinase family protein, protein MSPKPDTRRGLAVPSGRISRLARMGGLAASVAGNVALAGGRELVSGRRPELRDLVMTPSNAARLTKQLSQMRGAAMKMGQMLSMEAADLMPPELADILSALRSDAHFMPPKQLKQVLTANLGAGFIKRFKRFDVHPIAAASIGQVHRATTTDGRDIALKVQYLGVRDSIDSDLRNVASLIAMSGMLPKGLDIAPMLEEARLQLHDEADYEREANFLLRYRNLMQGAEGFTLPSLQEDFVTPDILGMSFEKGVAIEELATADQLTRDHVATELIKLVLRELFEFGVMQTDPNFANYRYNAETGNIVLLDFGATRIFAPEMGGQYKAVLHAGMAADSEALRAAFIDIGLYDDQIPEGIEAVLMHVFEMAMAPLRSGAVYDFGNTDLLGELREAGLDMADDRSYVPLPPVDTLFLQRKVGGIYLLATRLKAHVDMGAVLAPYL, encoded by the coding sequence GTGAGCCCGAAGCCGGACACAAGACGCGGCCTCGCCGTTCCCTCTGGTCGTATTTCCCGGCTGGCGCGGATGGGCGGGTTGGCGGCTTCGGTGGCAGGCAACGTCGCCCTTGCAGGCGGGCGGGAACTGGTGTCGGGCCGCAGGCCCGAGCTGCGCGATCTGGTGATGACGCCCTCCAACGCCGCGCGGCTGACCAAGCAGCTGTCGCAAATGCGCGGGGCGGCTATGAAGATGGGCCAGATGCTGTCGATGGAGGCCGCAGACCTGATGCCGCCCGAACTTGCCGACATCCTGTCCGCGCTCCGCTCAGACGCGCATTTCATGCCGCCCAAGCAGCTGAAACAGGTGCTGACCGCTAACTTGGGCGCAGGCTTCATCAAGCGGTTCAAACGTTTCGACGTACACCCCATCGCCGCTGCCTCCATCGGGCAGGTTCACCGCGCAACAACGACGGATGGCCGCGACATCGCGCTGAAGGTGCAGTACCTGGGCGTGCGCGACAGTATCGACAGCGACCTGCGCAATGTGGCCTCGCTGATCGCCATGTCGGGCATGCTGCCCAAGGGCCTCGATATTGCGCCGATGCTCGAAGAAGCCCGCCTGCAGCTGCATGACGAGGCCGACTATGAACGGGAGGCAAATTTCCTGCTGAGATACCGCAACCTGATGCAAGGGGCCGAGGGGTTCACCCTGCCCAGCTTGCAAGAGGATTTCGTCACCCCCGATATCCTGGGTATGTCCTTCGAGAAAGGCGTGGCAATTGAAGAGCTTGCCACGGCGGACCAACTCACCCGCGACCATGTCGCCACCGAGCTGATCAAGCTGGTGCTGCGCGAGCTGTTCGAATTTGGCGTGATGCAGACCGACCCCAACTTCGCCAACTACCGCTACAATGCGGAGACGGGCAATATCGTGCTGCTCGATTTCGGCGCCACCCGCATCTTCGCACCCGAGATGGGCGGTCAATACAAGGCGGTTCTTCACGCGGGCATGGCCGCCGACAGCGAGGCGTTGCGCGCGGCCTTCATCGATATCGGCCTCTATGACGACCAGATCCCCGAAGGTATCGAGGCGGTCCTGATGCACGTTTTCGAGATGGCCATGGCCCCGCTGCGCTCCGGTGCCGTCTATGATTTCGGCAACACTGACCTCTTGGGCGAGCTGCGCGAGGCTGGCCTCGACATGGCTGACGACCGCTCCTACGTGCCCCTCCCCCCTGTCGACACGCTGTTTCTGCAACGCAAAGTCGGCGGCATCTACCTGCTCGCCACGCGTCTGAAAGCGCACGTCGATATGGGCGCAGTGCTCGCCCCTTACCTCTGA
- a CDS encoding trimeric intracellular cation channel family protein yields MSSPDKVPDMIFDSPTPILQFLDLAAAVAFAITGALVASRKQLDVLGFIWLAVITGVGGGTVRDLVLGVPVFWVVDPTPVVACMVTAVLVHFGAHLLESRYRFILFFDAFGMALVAVAGTAKGLDAGTSALVAVMMGVMTAALGGIIRDTFGQEPSIILRREIYVAAAVAGACAYVVMVQFGVDRVVAMGASFVLAFVIRVLAVRYNWSLPAYRGREGRDMSGE; encoded by the coding sequence ATGTCTTCCCCTGATAAAGTGCCCGACATGATCTTCGACAGCCCCACCCCCATCCTGCAGTTTCTGGACCTTGCCGCCGCCGTGGCCTTTGCCATCACCGGCGCGCTGGTGGCGTCGCGCAAGCAATTGGATGTGCTGGGCTTCATCTGGCTGGCGGTGATCACCGGCGTGGGCGGCGGCACGGTTCGGGATCTGGTCTTGGGTGTGCCGGTGTTCTGGGTGGTGGACCCGACACCTGTGGTCGCCTGCATGGTGACGGCCGTGTTGGTGCATTTCGGCGCGCATCTTCTGGAATCACGTTATCGGTTCATACTGTTCTTTGACGCGTTCGGCATGGCCTTGGTGGCTGTGGCCGGGACGGCGAAGGGGCTGGATGCGGGCACCAGCGCCCTGGTGGCGGTGATGATGGGCGTGATGACCGCCGCCTTGGGCGGCATCATCCGCGACACGTTCGGGCAGGAGCCGTCGATTATTCTGCGGCGCGAGATCTATGTGGCGGCTGCCGTCGCGGGCGCCTGCGCCTATGTTGTGATGGTACAGTTCGGGGTGGACCGCGTTGTTGCCATGGGGGCCAGCTTTGTGCTGGCCTTTGTGATCCGGGTTCTGGCCGTGCGCTACAACTGGTCACTGCCTGCGTACCGGGGCCGTGAAGGGCGGGATATGTCTGGAGAATGA
- a CDS encoding DUF6280 family protein translates to MAADFVDGTAFNFEQGQRSRKLFAAVVLAALDDAIADDKKYGNGPEQIARWARSRDGREVLSCAGIDPNERVVSGLMEFVGNGVRTSVALSREESERRSQAEAA, encoded by the coding sequence ATGGCTGCTGATTTCGTAGACGGTACCGCTTTTAACTTCGAGCAAGGTCAACGCTCCCGCAAGCTGTTTGCGGCTGTTGTTCTGGCTGCGCTGGATGATGCGATTGCCGACGATAAGAAATATGGAAATGGACCAGAGCAAATTGCGCGCTGGGCACGCTCCCGCGATGGGCGCGAAGTGCTGAGCTGCGCCGGCATCGACCCAAACGAGCGGGTTGTGTCGGGCCTGATGGAATTTGTGGGCAATGGTGTGCGCACCTCCGTCGCGCTATCGCGCGAAGAGAGCGAACGCCGCTCGCAGGCCGAAGCCGCTTAA
- the efp gene encoding elongation factor P, producing MPKINGNEIRGGNILEHNDGLWIAVKVDHVKPGKGGAFAQVEMKNLRNGSKLNERFRSADKVEKVRLEQKDQQFLFETDGMLTFMDTETYEQIELPADLLGERRPFLQDGMNAQIEYYESEALSVSLPQKVTCTVTETEPVVKGQTASKSFKPAVLDNGFRIMVPPFINVDEAIIVDTESMEYSERA from the coding sequence ATGCCAAAGATCAACGGAAACGAGATTCGTGGGGGCAATATCCTGGAACATAATGACGGCCTGTGGATCGCCGTTAAGGTTGACCACGTAAAACCCGGCAAGGGTGGCGCATTTGCACAGGTCGAGATGAAGAACCTGCGCAACGGGTCGAAATTGAACGAACGCTTCCGGTCCGCCGACAAGGTCGAAAAGGTCCGCCTTGAGCAGAAAGACCAGCAATTTCTGTTTGAGACAGACGGCATGCTGACCTTCATGGACACCGAAACCTACGAACAGATCGAACTGCCCGCCGACCTTCTGGGCGAGCGCCGCCCCTTCCTGCAGGATGGCATGAACGCGCAGATCGAATATTACGAAAGCGAAGCGCTGAGCGTGTCGCTGCCGCAAAAAGTCACCTGCACGGTGACCGAGACGGAACCGGTGGTCAAAGGCCAGACGGCGTCGAAGTCTTTCAAGCCTGCGGTGCTGGATAACGGGTTCCGCATCATGGTGCCGCCCTTCATCAACGTAGATGAGGCGATCATCGTCGACACGGAAAGCATGGAATATAGCGAGCGGGCCTGA